A window from Rhineura floridana isolate rRhiFlo1 chromosome 19, rRhiFlo1.hap2, whole genome shotgun sequence encodes these proteins:
- the NOC4L gene encoding nucleolar complex protein 4 homolog isoform X2, with amino-acid sequence MRHRYNSCANCLGELMGHKSFQVQESALCTLMKFVELEAKHPLVKNEWRFNFPRELLKLVVDSLIPTEENSSLLISRFQEYLEHDDVRFFIMKSVAENIGSVMEKAKKVPLPVYQKNAFALISSIPMPSKESEMKNFLVRNTNQEEWNVSKLKEHRRAFERMWLGFLKHKLPGSLYKKVLVILHDSILPHMNEPTLMIDFLTVAYDVGGAISLLALNGLFVLILHHNLEYPDFYKKLYSLLDPSIFHVRYRARFFRSLDLFLSSSHLPAYLVAAFAKRLARLALTAPPDGLLIVIPFICNLFRRHPSCKVLIHRPEGPAEMSEDPYLMGEEEPSKSRALESSLWEIQTLQSHYHPDVAKAAAAINTPLSEMEDDLSEVLELTAYEIFDRDIKKEAKDIPLEFQQVRGLFGKKDDIFAEYFTLE; translated from the exons GAATCCGCTCTCTGTACCCTGATGAAATTTGTAGAATTGGAAGCAAAGCACCCTCTGGTTAAGAATGAATGGAGATTTAATTTCCCACGGGAGCTTTTAAAA tTGGTTGTGGACAGCTTAATTCCGACAGAAGAGAATTCTTCGCTCCTTATTTCTCGCTTCCAAGAATACTTGGAACACGACGACGTCCGGTTCTTTATCATGAAGTCAGTGGCTGAAAACATCGGCAGTGTTATGGAGAAGGCCAAAAAG gTGCCACTTCCAGTTTACCAGAAGAACGCATTTGCCCTCATTTCATCTATTCCCATGCCGAGCAAAGAGAGCGAGATGAAAAACTTCCTAGTGAGGAACA CCAACCAGGAAGAATGGAACGTCTCAAAGCTGAAG GAGCACCGGCGGGCTTTTGAGAGGATGTGGCTCGGATTTCTCAAGCACAAG CTACCCGGCAGCCTCTACAAAAAAGTGCTGGTAATACTGCATGATTCCATCCTACCTCATATGAATGAACCAACCCTCATGATAGACTTCCTGACGGTCGCCTACGACGTAG GTGGAGCAATCAGCCTTCTCGCTTTAAATGGATTGTTCGTCCTGATTCTGCATCACAATCT GGAATATCCGGATTTTTACAAGAAGCTCTACAGTCTTCTAGACCCATCCATCTTCCACGTGAGATACCGTGCCAGATTTTTCCGTTCATTGGATTTATTTTTGTCATCTTC GCACTTGCCAGCGTACCTGGTGGCAGCCTTTGCGAAGCGACTTGCTCGTCTGGCCCTCACAGCACCGCCAGACGGCTTACTGATAGTCATCCCCTTCATCTGCAACCTCTTTCGGAGGCATCCATCTTGCAAGGTGCTTATCCACAGGCCTGAAGGCCCTGCAG AAATGTCAGAAGATCCCTACTTGATGGGCGAAGAAGAGCCTTCGAAAAGCAGAGCTTTGGAGAGCTCCCTCTGGGAGATACAA ACCCTGCAGAGCCATTACCACCCAGATGTGGCCAAGGCCGCTGCCGCAATCAACACGCCACTGTCCGAGATGGAGGATGACTTATCGGAAGTCCTGGAGCTGACTGCCTATGAG ATCTTTGATAGGGATATAAAAAAGGAAGCTAAAGACATCCCGCTGGAATTCCAACAAGTCCGAGGGCTTTTTGGCAAGAAGGATGATATTTTTGCAGAATATTTTACGTTGGAATGA